In Nicotiana tabacum cultivar K326 chromosome 19, ASM71507v2, whole genome shotgun sequence, one DNA window encodes the following:
- the LOC107762841 gene encoding exosome complex component RRP4 homolog has product MRGVQLPFSNTQKLRYERALAQLESLSSKVNTNATVIVADTIPVDEDGALKGHGTLDMGKNVVATVCGVVERVNKLVYVRSLRARYKPEIGDIIVGRVIEVAPKRWRLEINFSQDAVLMLSSMNLPDGIQRRRTAIDELNMRTIFVENDVICAEVRGFQHDGSLHLQARSQKYGKLERGRLLTIPPYLVKRRKQHFHHLDQYGVDLILGCNGFIWIGEHVEVKDAMVEDQVNKSDPPNTHSGNLLGSSEEPTSTPPETRQYICRIANAITVFSALGFMVTLEGVIEMVNLSLSLNLGVDEMLKAEFHVQVAEKEAERRSTLTKRR; this is encoded by the exons ATGAGAGGCGTACAACTACCTTTCAGCAACACCCAAAAGCTAAGATACGAAAGAGCATTGGCGCAGTTGGAATCCCTTTCTTCAAAAGTTAATACCAATGCCACTGTCATTGTCGCTGACACCATCCCCGTCGACGAAGATGGCGCCCTCAA GGGACACGGTACGTTGGATATGGGCAAGAATGTGGTAGCAACTGTCTGTGGAGTGGTTGAGCGCGTGAATAAGCTTGTCTATGTTCGATCTTTAAGGGCTAG GTATAAGCCAGAAATTGGTGATATTATAGTTGGCCGTGTTATTGAG GTTGCTCCAAAGAGATGGAGATTGGAAATTAATTTCAGCCAAGACGCCGTACTAATGCTCTCTTCAATGAATCTGCCGGATGGTATTCAG AGGCGGCGAACTGCAATTGATGAACTCAATATGCGAACCATATTCGTGGAGAATGATGTCATCTGT GCTGAAGTCCGTGGTTTCCAGCATGATGGCAGTCTACACCTCCAAGCTAGAAGCCAAAAGTATGGAAAG CTTGAAAGAGGGCGACTACTCACAATCCCTCCATATCTAGTGAAGAGGCGTAAACAGCATTTCCACCATCTAGATCAGTATGGAGTTGACTTGATACTTGGCTGCAAtggatttatttggattggggAACATGTTGAAGTAAAAGATGCCATGGTAGAGGATCAAGTAAATAAGTCTGATCCACCGAACACCCATTCAGGAAACTTATTGGGTTCTAGTGAAGAACCGACTTCTACGCCACCGGAAACAAGACAATATATATGCAGGATAGCAAATGCCATCACGGTATTCTCTGCTTTAGGCTTCATGGTTACTTTGGAGGGTGTAATAGAGATGGTTAACTTGAGCTTGTCTTTGAACCTTGGTGTGGATGAGATGCTTAAAGCAGAATTCCATGTTCAAGTTGCTGAGAAAGAAGCTGAACGACGGAGCACGTTGACAAAAAGGAGATAG